The following is a genomic window from Chanos chanos chromosome 1, fChaCha1.1, whole genome shotgun sequence.
CGTAGCCTGAGGACTTGGGAGATGATCCCAGTGGAATAGAGAATACATTCATCATTCTCATTATCAAATCAGaggggaaccccccccccccttcctccccccgccccgccACGCCACAGGAACCATCACAGGGTCAATCAAGGAgagagtgacatcatcacatTTAGCATCTGTGGGCTTGGAATCTCGAAGGGAGGGAAAGGTTCACTGAGGGCGATTGGATGATTGTTCCAACGCAGTAAGAGTTCCCAACGGTTTAAAGCTCATTCTGTTTCAGGACAGTTTGTCGCTGATATTACGTGATGCAGTGTCATAAACGACTGGGGATAAGATGGTTTCCGCGCCGACTGTGTAAATCAACAGCCACACCTTATCTCTTTAGAccctctgtctttatctcttccACACAATCTTGGTTTTAAACACGGAGCGTAAGCCTGTTTAAGAAAGCTAAAGCCTCTTCTCTGTGGCAAAAACCTGTAAATATTTACCAAGGGTGGATTTCCTTTGAGTCTGATTAATCTTAATTCTTAAAAATCCTTAATCTTATAAAGACTCGTCTACATTGGTGGACCTTGCACTGtgtacataaaataaatttaattagAGGAATTCCACATCCTGTGTTTCCATTCAGAAcaatcttttttcctcttctcaaTTTAGTATAATTTAGATATAAATCTATGATAAAGAATCTCTTAAACAACCGTAATTGTGCATTTTCATTGTGGAAAAAGGGGGGCATCGGCCGAGTGTAAAGATAAGAAGGTTTTACATTTGCGTAGGTTGGGGATGCTCATTACGAGAGAGATTCAGTTTACTTCATTTTGGTATCAATTTTTGTTGTTAGAGTGATTTCAGCGCTTCGTGTGCAAGAAGGTATgcgttttgttattttgtttatttcgtAACTCAAGGGACAAAGGAACTTACATAAGTTCATTGTAGGTAAGTAGGTCAATGCTGAATGTAACGCTGTATGTTTGTACTGCTAAGTCAGTGATATGCATAACGCTGTGCATCCATACGAACCTTGTATAGACatgttggctttgttttgtgGATTTTAGTCGGTCACAGATTCTGCACAGATCTGTTGTTCACTATAACCGCACACTTGACCAGATACGTGGAATCAAAAGTATTATTCACTGTCTTCTTCATctacactcattcatttcaaaacatgaaCCACAATCAGAGGCAGGTTAGATATGGAGTACGGCACAGCTATCTGTATTTGACTGGAATCTCTTTCAGCATGGTTAGAGTGAATGATGGATTTGGGTAAACACAATAGTCTCCGGGACTCCCTGTAACGTGCTACCAGGGGGATCTTGATTTCGAGATTTCTTCAGTGGGATCCATATCATGAGCCAACATGCCGGACGGTTCCCCAGAGCCAGCCAGCAGCGTTTGGCACAGCTTGTGGGAGCCATGGAAGGAGATGCCTCTCTATTGTTAGCCTACATAACTTTGCTTAATAGCCTTATGGCAAAGACAAAGGCAGGATTTAAAGGGATAATACGTCTTGTTCTTAACACCGAAAACACGTcgttctgtctgtttctttttacaaAGTCAAAGTTTCAAGTCTCTCAGACCATAAGTGGAGAACTTGATAACACCATGAGCCCACACTTGGACTCCTAAACTCTGGGTTTttgcttacttacttacttactttctGGTCCAGGCTGGTGCTTTGAACTATGTGACAAatatgcagagagaggaaacagcaaAGGTTGTGGGATACACTCCATTTAATCGTCCATGCATCACTGATAAAGCGCTTTTACTGTGTTGCTAATCATCTTGTTTTTTCACTAAATGACACCACCTTGAATCAACATCTTATTTTCCCGCTGGGTGAGGTATTTAGTCAAAAGACAAATCAGCATACAATGAAGAAATAcgatatttaaataaaaaattaaattaaaaaaattgaaGATATGGTCCCTCTACATTTAGCATGCACTGCTAGCATAATACATTCTCATTGTGTAGCATCGGTACTCCGTTATAGTCCCATCCACTGTACAGCTATGTGTCCAGACATGCCTACCATTGTTATGGAATGGGCTGAGCGCCATTTGCCTTTAGCTGCTGTAGTTGAAAACAGCTGTGTACTGTGTTAACAACGTGGAAAGCACCTTacctggatgtgtgtgagtcagagagtgaAGTCCTAGCCAAGTGCTTCATGACTGTAACAGAGGTGTGACTGAAAGCCCAAGGTTGAGTGAATCCTGATGAGTGTGAACAGTGCATAAAGGACTGGGCAAGTTTGAAGTGTAATCACTGGATGTttcagttatgtgtgtgtgtgtgtgtgtgtgtgtgtgtttgtgtgagtgtgtttgtgtgtatacacactTCAGAAAACCTGAgcctgtgtctgagtctgtgtgtgtgtctgtttgtgtgagtgtgtgtttgtgtgtatacacactcCGAAAAACCTGAGCCTATGTCCACTTCAAATATCCATATACCATTTCACATTTGCCATGTGCCCCTTTTGAGTGGACCTTTGAAGTGTGTACATCTGACGTTACACATATCTGGTGTACGTTTGAATGTCAGATGTATAGATGATGTTTATTTTCAcctatttatgtgtgtatgtgcgtatgcatttttttttttcatggttttgtGGGCTGTTGTTTAAAATCCCGCACAAGCTAAATAAACCTCTGATCTAACAAATGTGTCTAACATAAACACAAGCCTTCCCCAGCCCCGCCCCTCCCCTACCCAAGCTTCACTCTTCTGAGTCCGGTTTGAAATGGCTCTAAAAACCGCAGCAGAGAGGCCATCTCTTCGGCTCATAGGATCCGACACATTCCACGCTGATTCCTGCTGCGCATTGTCCCCTTTATTtcactgcccccctcccccccccccccttaccccgCCCCACCGGTCAGGAATTACAGCTGTGTCCCTGTCCGAGAACGAGGCCAGGTCACGGAGTTGAAACAAGAATAACACGTTTACAAAGTTTTACAGTATGTACTTAAACGTCAACAGAATGCTGACGGCCCGGCCTAAAAACGTGCCTTGAACATCCGTTGGAGCTCTACTGTACtaattttgagttttgtttgcGTTGGTCGGAAGGAAGAAAACAAGTAAAATCTTGCAAAAAAATCTTGCTTCAGATTTTCAAGGTCTCCTTTGGATTTACTGGTTCATACAAAACATGGCTTCAGGTTAAACGACATTGGCAAAGATccattggctttttttttttttttttttgaagatgctagacacacagaaaatcacacaggcaacaaattctaaaaaaaccccccacaattCTAAGACACGCTCGTAGAAGATACAAGACTTCACACGTAAAAGTAAATTAGCCTATCACTGCTTTGGCACATACctaaaaaacatgtttttcaccTAATTAATGTGCAGAAAGAAAATGTAGACAGTTTGCAAAAAAATGAGAACAGCTTCCTGAATTTTAAAGCTTCCATAAAAGCCACAGATTGGGGCCTCAGAGAACCAGTGAGCTACCAAGGGCactactctctttctctctctctctctctttctctgtaatttACGCCCTGGTTAATGAAGCTAGCCATTTCCTTTGAATGCTGCTTAGGGAGTTGTGCTGTTACCAGTGGATCTCGAAATTATAACTATATTGTAAACTTAGCCAAGAATATCATGTTCAACAGCGGAAAAGCCAGCGGTGCCCAAGCTTGCTGACTCCTTTGGTAACAGAATGATGACGGATtggtatgtttattttgtttaccGATATTTGAACACACCTTCTCTTATCAGTTGCCAGTTGTTGCCGTGCCCCAAGGCAAGCATGATGAAAATACATTATGCATTTCTTAAAACAGCATGCAAGAGAAATCATCTAATTCGAACTCAGTTACCTTTTAATGTGGAGACGGCGCTTAATTTTGGTGAGAAAGTTTATTAGCTCTCCTTTCTACTCATTCTTTCGTGGTTCAAGGTGTTCTTGTTGATTCTTGTCCCTGCACCTGTGGCTGCCATTGTTttggcgggaaaaaaaaaaagctatggaGCTTTCCCATTGGTTTGAATGCCCACAAAAGCAGCATTTGATTTCTACAATCAGTAATGTTCCCATCTGTCTCATTTTGCTCTGAAAAGTGAGCGCCTGTTAATCactaactgagtgtgtgtgtgtgtgtgtgtgtccctgtctgtcagtgtttctttaCTCTCTGATACAGTATCCTTAATAAGCTGTGATTAATGTCTCTGCTGCAGGATTGGCTGCAGGGTTCTCATCGCTCTGATGTGAAGAGAGGGGCCAGGGGGGCCCACCCACAGGAGACGCTCAAAGATACAACATGGGCCAAGAGACGGGCGTCAGAGCCCACCCAGGCTCAGCACTCCTCAGGAGACTCTAATCGACCCCGCTGTGGTGTTCCTGACTATCCCACCCAGAGGGAGGTTCATCTTGGCACAAGGCATCGGCCCAAACGCTTTGTCATTTTTGGTGGGCGCTGGGAGAAGACCGACCTCACGTATAAGTAAGGCATGCTgcatgctgcacacacacacacgtgtacacacacacacacgtacacacacacacacacacaccacacacacacgtacacacaaacacacgcacacacacacgtacacatacacaccacacacacaccacacacacacacatacgcatatgcactcatgcacacacacgcacgcgcacacacacacgcacacacacacacacacacatgtggacaCACCTTCGCCATATAACAAAAAGCATTCAGTAATTTCTGTTtatatattaaattattgtcaGTGAATCATGGAGAAAGACTGTTTTGGGTTTATTGTGTATTTGGCAACACACTGGTACCACACCTTTCTCCTCATGTGCCACCTTAACAACTGAGGTATTTTGTCATGAAAGAGTACTTTGTGTTTTATCAGAAAGAGAATggtgatgtaatgtgtgtgaggtctgtgtgtggcATGATAGAATTTCTTTATGGTTTTTGCCTGCTTCTTTTCTAGGAAAAATGTAACCATTTGCCAAAATGTATGTCTTTGCTTCTCAGGTGttctttcctattttttttttttttttgaacacatACTTTTTGTAGAACTGTAATGACCAGCCTGTGATCTGAGGAACActctcccagcatgccttgcGCTTTAAAACATATTAGCTGATGGTACCCTGTTAGTAATGTATCACCCATTTGAAACAAGCACCAGTTTCGcacaaacattttgaaatgtttcatgcACAGTGcaatttgtgtgtattttttgtacagaggagggggaaagatgatttttttttttttgtatgccaAGAGAGCTAGATCCTTCACCAAACTGTCTACAATCATGTATGTTCATGaactgcaccccccccctccccttacACAGGTAGGAGTGCAGACAGGGGCTTTCTcatcccatttttttttttttggaagcaaaatgaagaaaaggggGCAATCAACACTGTTTGCACCACCATCCATTCAAAGGCTCTAGACCGTGGAGTGTGCGGGGGGTCAACGGCGGGCCACCGCCTCTGCCTCTCTATGGGTTCTCATCAGCTCTCTTTGTATCAGCTAATGTAGCGTTCCTGATTACCAGCGCGGATGGGGGCTTGGCGTAGAGGCGGTCGCGCACCCCTGTCATGCTACCTCAACTCATAAATCCACCCGTGTGCATGCTCAGTCCAGCCCGCGCTCAGTTGTCACGAAGGAGAGCTTTCTCGGGCCCGTGGTTCacatttgtgagagagaaattccAATAGATAGCTCTGACAAAAGTCCATTTTAACTATaaatgtcccccccccccgctattctgttctgtttaatgTGCCCATACTTGTAACTTGTGAAAACGTTATTCGTACGGGAAGCATATTGATAAGAATAAGAAATGACAGGAAACACCCAAAGCCTGCTGCGTAAGGCTTCTGTATTGTGGCACTGTGCTCATATAAATATGATGGGTTTTTGAGAACTCTTGTGCAACACAATCCTCAGAGTAGCTTCTGAGAGTATGTAATAAATTAATCTGActgttatgaaatgaaaaaaagaaaaaaaaaatggaggagcGTTTGAGGTGACAGAACTCGGGAGTGTGTCTGGGCTTGACTGTCGAGCACGGAGCACATATGAATGGACTTTTGCCAACGACAGATATTTTAAAGtcatggttttcattttaacagattAAAAGATTATCAGCATTCTTGAGTTCTGTATCCTAAGGCAGTGTTTTTCAGTCTTGTGGGTCACGAAGGGGGACATAGTGGagcagattaaaaataaataaataaataaaaaaccgACCCTTTTTTATGCTTGCTTGAAAAAAATGGCAAATTCCACAAGTGATGCAAATGGGAAGTCGCTGACATGGCTAGAAATagacatgaaaagaaacaaaataaaatttcaaaacaagttAGAGGCAGGAATACGTTATTGAGAACACACTCCTTTCTGGACTAGTGTAGACCAGTAGGCCAAAGCTTCccaattttttttcagtgtgcgACCCACAAAGAGATTTTACTTGTTCGCCAATGAGATGACAGAGATAGATAAACCATCCAATCAGCTCgtcctctgtcatttttcagattttgttaCTGTAGTACCAAACGTGTAGTACCAAATTTGTAGTACCAAACTTCCCTACCTCCAACACAAACCAAGagttaaaaaatataaatattcaagGCTTGGATATAAAGACCAGGTGGGGTTTTATCAGAACTAGAGCAATATAAGATCGTGCGCCATGGGAGCCAGGTGGCCTTTTAGAGTGATAGATAGTGGGGAAAGTCTAGTGTGCTGTGATGGTGGTCTCTGATGTGGTTTAGTGTGTCGTAGCGTCGGTTGGTGGTCCGTTAATTAAAGTTTGCATGTGCGCATGAGAATGTGCTGATATTTTTTCCTATGTGTCTACACACGCAGTCTTCGACAGCGGTGCAAGGATGCGTGAATGAATGGGGTTTGTTGGTTTTACGCGCTGTGAAGTTACACGCCGTGcgtctgtgcatgtgcgcgcgtgtgtgtatgtgccggAGCCATGCGCCGCTTTCCAATAACGCGCGACgtcttttcttttatctctcgTTCAGGATAATGCGTTTCCCGTGGCAGATGAGTGAGGACAAGGTACGGAGGGTTCTGCAGGAAGCCCTGAGAGTTTGGACCGAGGTGACGCCGCTCACCTTTACCGAAGTCAGAGAGGGAGACGCGGACATCATCATCGACTTCAACAGGTACGGATGGCCCGGGCGGCCGAGGACAGCCTGGAGCTAAAACCTGGAGGATAGACTGTGACTGAGAGCAAAATGATGGTCTGTttcacacctgtgtgtgtgtgtgtgtgtgtgtgttaatctaCAGGTACTGGCATGGAGATAACTTGCCTTTTGACGGCCCTGGGGGAATTCTGGCCCATGCGTTTTTTCCCAGGACGCACCGGGAGGGGGACATCCATTTCGACTATGACGAGTCCTGGACCGTAGGGAACGATTTCGGTGGGTGTTAGAGCAAGTGTTGTTGCCCCCCTGATGGAGCCGCATTCCTCGCCGTGGAGTTAGCTGAGCACACTAGATCTGCTGTCTAAGCTTGTTTCAAGTTATCAACGATTCGGCGCAGGTCTGAACATCGCAAAAGCGTCTCAAATGTTATAAGGACAAATCACCGTGACAGATGGAAAGGTTTGAATCGAAATATAATGCTGATCTGTCTAAACTCCTGTCATGAGACGTCCTCAGGAATGCCTTTCAGAACCATTGAGAAAAATAACATATTTCagtaaggaaaacaaaatgaaagagagttATGACAGCACTGATTTATGTACGGTCACAAAATGTTCTGAGTTTACCGTGAGGAAAGGTacaagagaatgaaaacaaagtgaatttATTGGCCTTTATCCGACTGAGTTTAAGACCCAGATCTACAGAAGATTAAATCCAAGGTGTAGCGAAGCTTAACAGAACCACGTTAGCTATAATagtaattcttttcttttcttttcttttcttttcttttcttttcttttcttttcttttcttttctttccgtCCCCCCATCCGCAGGTACAGATCTGCTGCAGGTTGCAGCCCATGAGTTCGGTCACGTGCTGGGTTTGCAGCATTCCCTGGAACCTGGAGCCATCATGTCCCCTTTCTACAGTTTCTCCTATCCGCTCCAGCTCAGCGAGGACGACAAACAGGGCATCCAATATCTGTACGGCCCTCGGCCCGAGCCCCCAGCCCCAAGCATGACAGAAACCAATGAGATTATCATCAGCGCGGTGAGCAGGGAGACGTCCTGTGCTTaagaaaacataacaacaacatttaaagcaaaaaaatggggggggggggggggggggggggttacaaagaatttagagagaaaaatgttgGTTAATCTCTGTCCtcatctttttttgtctctcatcGTATCCCTCACTCGACACACCACCCCTTTTCtcaccccctctttctttcttcctttcatgACTCAcctttctctatccctctctctctctctctctctctctctctttctcttttggttTCCGTGGTTGCAGCCGGATGCTTGTCACACGAACTTTGACGCGGTGTCCATGATCCGGGGGGAGCTGTTCTTTTTCAAGGCCAGCTACGCCTGGCGTATTCGGGACGGCCGGCTACAGGAAGGTTACCCCGCCCTGGCCTCCCGCCATTGGAGCGGGATTCCTGAGAAAATTGATGCCGCCTATGAAGACAAAACTGGCAATATCTGGTTCTTTGAAGGTGGGCAACATGGCAGTGAAGTATGCTGTGATTTGTGGTTGTCTTGAATGAGGGAGCAGGACTAGGCATGCCACAGGATACAGATGTACGGAGATGGGAGATATAGCGCTTCCCCTTGACCCATATCTGAATGGAAACCTCCAGCTATGTACTGCTAATGACAGGCATGATCAAACACGAATGCCAGGGAAAACGTACGGtgtcaaatatatatttatatgcatatatatatatttacagcaGAACATATATGCGTGTgccaatcacacagacacaaaaaaacacacacgtcagACCTAGAACTCGTGAAATTTTTTTACCTTaacatattcaaacacataAGATTGCTCTGTCATTTAAAAGATAGTAAATTTCTAAAAACAATCAGGGGTCAAAGTGAAAGATTCATGTGAGGATAACCACAAAAGAGTGATTATTCTTTCAATGCCATTGAAACCCACAATTATGATGTTATAATGCACGTGTAGAGCACATGATTTACACCTGTTTTACCACTAGGGGGAGCAACTGTCTATAACAAAATGGACCATAATCAATTTGACATccaaccgtttttttttttcttaccacaAACATGGTAAAAGTGTGTTATCACAGTGCAGATGTACGAGCTCAGACTCAGGCGTTGAAATGGCCCAAACACACTCAGAACGCGGCATGACACAGCACATACACCGTTTTACTTCCGCAGATGATCAGTGTTTGTAAATTCCCATAATGATCAAAGGCttttaaatcaaagaaaatgcCCCTATGTCAACAGACAATATTATAagatattatatatatatatatatatatatatatatatatatatatatataaattgttCCTGCAGGAAATAACTACTGGGTGTTTGATGCTGAGAAGCAGATCACAGGACCTGACA
Proteins encoded in this region:
- the mmp11a gene encoding stromelysin-3, with product MQVFGLLASAFALYFSLSVHCLPLHEQKGVNKRKVSRDWLQGSHRSDVKRGARGAHPQETLKDTTWAKRRASEPTQAQHSSGDSNRPRCGVPDYPTQREVHLGTRHRPKRFVIFGGRWEKTDLTYKIMRFPWQMSEDKVRRVLQEALRVWTEVTPLTFTEVREGDADIIIDFNRYWHGDNLPFDGPGGILAHAFFPRTHREGDIHFDYDESWTVGNDFGTDLLQVAAHEFGHVLGLQHSLEPGAIMSPFYSFSYPLQLSEDDKQGIQYLYGPRPEPPAPSMTETNEIIISAPDACHTNFDAVSMIRGELFFFKASYAWRIRDGRLQEGYPALASRHWSGIPEKIDAAYEDKTGNIWFFEGNNYWVFDAEKQITGPDTLQNLGLPVGSIQAALRWRERNGHQTYFFKSGAYWRFDPLQNRVDTGHPHSMQQDWWGIPDEVDAAFQDTQGFAHFISGRQYWKVDPVERKVLAGYPRYVGMDFFGCGMP